The segment TCACCAACGTAGACCAAGCTTCTTCCTTGGAAATCGATGTGACTGACGCAACGCCCGGAAAGGTCTCGACGATAGGGCGTAGGGAATCTGCTTGAACGCCTGTGTTTAAGTAGACTGAAATTTCAAGCTGGCTGCCAAACTGATTCAGCAAGCCCTCTAACTGCCACGAGGATTGAAGGCTAATTCCAAACAAGAACAACAGCACCGTCACCGTGCTAATCGCCGCCCAGTTCATCCAGCCGCCGCGTTTCAGTCCTAACAGCGTTTCCCGGAGCAGGTAGTCGAGCTTTGTGAATATCTTGAACATGGGGTTCCTACACCGCACCAATCGTGCAATCCATGACTATTGATTCTAAGGGGATTTCCTAAAAATGAATCCTGGGGTTGGGCGATCGCGCCTTCCTATCCCTACCCCCCAACAGGAATTATGGGTTCTCCGCATGTTCCAGGCCAGGATTGTTTAGAATAGAGGAAGATATAAATCTTGATACATTACCTCACGTCCTGTAATCTTCAACCGCAGACACCATTCATGACAGCTTCCATTTCCGTCGAAAAAACTAAACTGGCTAAGCCACCGTTGCAGCTTCATTACTTGGGCGATCGCGTACTCCGCCAACCTGCCAAGCGGGTGACCAAAATTGACGATGAAATTCGTCAGATCGCGAAACAAATGCTGCAAACGATGTACAGCGAGAACGGAATTGGGCTAGCTGCTCCTCAAGTCGGTATCCACAAGCAATTGCTGGTTGTAGACTGCGATCCGGAAAATCCTGCAACCCCGCCCCTCGTCTTGATCAATCCTGAGATTAAGAAAGCTAGTCGCGATGTTTGCGTGATTCAAGAAGGCTGTCTCAGCATTCCGAATGTCTTCCTAGATGTCACCCGTCCCGAAGTGATTGAAGTGGCCTACAAAGATGAAAACGGCAAGCCGCAACGCTTAGTTGCGAAGGAACTGCTTGCTCGCGTGATCCAGCATGAAATTGACCACCTGAATGGCGTCATGTTTGTGGATCGGGTTGAAAATTCTTTGGCGCTAAACCAAGAGCTAACGAAGAATGGATTTTCAGTGCAAGCGGTGAAACCTGTTTAGGTCGCGCTGTTTAACTAGGCGCAGTCCTGATTGCTTAGAGGACTGCGCTTTGGCATTTTTGTGAATTGGTGTGTTGGAGAAAATATTGTGACGCCTAAAAGTGGCTTGTTGTTAGGGGTATCTTCCATTGCGGCGATCGCCGCCGTTGGGTCTATCTTTGAACTCTCATCAGGGACGCCACAGCTCGGAATGCTACCAACAGGATTGATTCTAGCCCTCAGCATTCCGGCAACGATTGCTGCCTTCTATGCAGCCGTGCAAGATGCGCGAGCCAATCAATAGGCTAGGCTTTAGCCCTTCGTATAGCTAACCTAGGGGGTGATTGGCTCGAACGGCGATCGCTATTGATGAAGTTTTTATCATAGACCTGGAAATCGTTAATATCTGGTGACTCAACCCCAATCGATGTGACCTAGGCAGGACGATTGGGGAAGAATGGTGAGTAGTCCTGACCTGTGGGTACTGATATCCAGTAACAATGACCCGACATCCTCCCCAGGCTTCATTTCTGCGCCAGCTATCGAGTCCATCGGTAGGCACCTTGGTGTATCCGCTGGTTTATCCAGAGGAGGTGCGGATTGGCCGTGATCCCCGATGCCAAATTGTGTTTGACTCCCAACAGCATGGTGAAGTGTCTCGCCAGCATGCCTGCATTCGCCCCGTATCTCATATCCCCACTCACCCTCTAGCCCAGTGGCAAATTTGTGATCTCGATAGCGCGAATGGTACCTACGTCAACGGTCAGCGTGTTCAGAACTGTCGTACTTTGCGCGATGGCGATCGCATCACCTTAGGTCAGGATGGGCCTCGGTTCATTTTTGAGGTTTATATTCCAACTGAGTATTCCACTCCGGCGTCTGCTAAGCTGACTCCACCGTCGGGCGCGATCGCCCCTCATCGCGTGCCAAAGGGAGAATCTCCTCAGGTCTTCTCGGCGACACCCTCCGCATCCTTCAAGCCAACATCGGATGCCCTATCGCTTAGCCAGATATTTCCCATTTTATCGACAGGCTCCGATCTCCATCGCAAAGCCTACCTATTTCCGGTTCTTGTCACCGTTTCGTTTGTGGTGCTGCTATTTCTCACCATTGGGACTGACGCCTTTAATGGGGTTTTGGCCGCCTATCTTGCGGGGGGAACCTACTATTTTGTGTATCGATTGTGCGGCAAATACAAACCCTGGTGGTTATTGGTCGGATCGGCCTTACTCACCGCGCTGCTGCTAGCTAGCCCGTTACTGACGCTATTTATTGTCGTGTTTCGATCGATTTTGCCCGGTGCGATTCCTGAAGATCTAAGCTCTGTTAGCTTTCCGGTGCTGTTTGTCCGGATGTTCTTTGGGGCAGGATTAATGGAGGAGTTGTTTAAGGCCATTCCCGTCTTCCTGGCCTATGCCATTGGACGGCAGTTGCGATCGCCCTATCGAGAGCAGGTGGGCATTTGGGAACCCCTAGACGGCATTTTAATTGGTACGGCATCCGCCATTGGGTTTACCCTCATGGAAACCTTGGGGCAATATGTTCCCTCTGCGATCAATTCGACCACGCTTGAGGTTGGTGCTGAATCGGGAGCCCTACTGGGTCTACAGCTCTTAATTCCGAGAATTCTAGGTTCTGTTGCCGGACACATGGCCTATAGCGGCTATTTCGGCTACTTTATCGGTCTGAGCGTTTTGCGCCCATCCAAACGCTGGCAAATCTTGGGAATCGGCTATTTCAGCGCTGCCTTACTGCACACCCTTTGGAATTCGGCGGGTGTGGTCAATGTCTTGGCATTAGGAGTCGTCGGCGGCTTATCCTATGCGTTTCTGGCCGCAGCTATTCTGAAGGGGCGCGCTATTTCGCCAACGCGTGAACACAACTTTGCAACTCAATTTCTCTGAGCCAAACCACTCAGTGAGCAAGCTATCCCATGCGGGGAATAGGGCTAAACATCGCAATAAATGGACGAGACTTAAGATAATCAGCCTGTGATGCAGTCTATGAGCCACACCACAGGCTTGATTGGTTGGAGTCTCAGGTTCAAGCGAATACTAAAGATCGTCGAGTACCGCCTCGACGCTTGCAACCGCCTCTTGATTACCTTGAGCGTTATATAGGGATAGCGCTTGCTGAAGCGAGGTTCTTGCTTCATCCGTTCGTCCCCGCTCCAGTAGAGACATGCCCAATAAGTAATGAGCTTCTGGGTTATTGGGATCATGCTCGATAAAATCGCGATAGGCAATGATTGCTCCGAGAGTATCTCCCTTCTCAGTCAGCATTTGACCCAACAAGCGGTGCGCTTCAGGCAGTTCAGGCTGAACCCATGCCGCCCGTTGATAAGCTTCAAGCGCTTCATCCGTATTTCCTTGCGCCCTCAAAATATCGGCAATCTGCAGGTAGGCAAGCCCGTTGTTTGGATCAATGGCGACGACTTGGCGGAATTCCGCTAACCCAGCGTCGATATTTCCGAGGTTGATGTAGGCAACCCCCAAATTTAGGTGCACGTTGCTGTTTCTTGGATCAAGCTGTTCTGCCCGTGTTAGGGACTCAAGGGACTTGGAATAGTTTCCTTGTTGCAGATAGGCAGCCCCCAAAAACTCATGAACCTCGGCATTATTGGGGCTGAGAGCCAAAACCTGTTCAAACGCACCAACGGCTTCGTCATAATTTCCTTGACGCGCTAGAACAACCCCCAGCCCCAGGAACGCCTGGACATCGTTGCGATCATATTGCGTAGCCATCCGATAGGCATCTTCGGCCTCTGCATACCGTTCCAAGTTGGCCAAGCTGTAGCCCAGGGCATAGTAGAAGGCTGGGTTATCGTTCTCAAGGGCGATCGCCTGCTGGTAGGCTTCAACAGCCGCCGCAAAATCTCCCTGCTTGACTTGTACATACCCAATCCCAGAGAAAATGCGAGCGTTGTCAGGCTCAAGAGTAGCCGCTTCTTGATACACACCTAGGGCAGAGCGATAGTCCCTTGCATCCACAAAATCTTGACCTTGTTCTAACAGGTCATCCAAATGGTCATCATTTGATGCCTGAGCAATCAAAAGTTGAGAAGACGCTAGGGCTGGTGAGGACGCAATTCCTCCAAACAGGATGAGACCTAGAGCCAGTGCTGTTGCTTTGTACATACAGTTTAGCACTCAAAAATTATCTAAAGCGTTAGCGTTAACATTCCGTTCCGGCAGGTGATGCAAGTAATGAGCTTTAATGGATACTGTTCTAATTCAGTGACAGTCTATGATTTTAGCAACAACAGACGTCATTCAGGGACGAGTTGTTCGACAATACCTCGGCGTTGTGACCGCAGAGGTTGTTTTTGGCAGTAATGCGTTGAGGGACTTTTTCGCT is part of the Synechococcales cyanobacterium T60_A2020_003 genome and harbors:
- the def gene encoding peptide deformylase; amino-acid sequence: MTASISVEKTKLAKPPLQLHYLGDRVLRQPAKRVTKIDDEIRQIAKQMLQTMYSENGIGLAAPQVGIHKQLLVVDCDPENPATPPLVLINPEIKKASRDVCVIQEGCLSIPNVFLDVTRPEVIEVAYKDENGKPQRLVAKELLARVIQHEIDHLNGVMFVDRVENSLALNQELTKNGFSVQAVKPV
- a CDS encoding PrsW family intramembrane metalloprotease, translating into MTRHPPQASFLRQLSSPSVGTLVYPLVYPEEVRIGRDPRCQIVFDSQQHGEVSRQHACIRPVSHIPTHPLAQWQICDLDSANGTYVNGQRVQNCRTLRDGDRITLGQDGPRFIFEVYIPTEYSTPASAKLTPPSGAIAPHRVPKGESPQVFSATPSASFKPTSDALSLSQIFPILSTGSDLHRKAYLFPVLVTVSFVVLLFLTIGTDAFNGVLAAYLAGGTYYFVYRLCGKYKPWWLLVGSALLTALLLASPLLTLFIVVFRSILPGAIPEDLSSVSFPVLFVRMFFGAGLMEELFKAIPVFLAYAIGRQLRSPYREQVGIWEPLDGILIGTASAIGFTLMETLGQYVPSAINSTTLEVGAESGALLGLQLLIPRILGSVAGHMAYSGYFGYFIGLSVLRPSKRWQILGIGYFSAALLHTLWNSAGVVNVLALGVVGGLSYAFLAAAILKGRAISPTREHNFATQFL
- a CDS encoding tetratricopeptide repeat protein, which codes for MYKATALALGLILFGGIASSPALASSQLLIAQASNDDHLDDLLEQGQDFVDARDYRSALGVYQEAATLEPDNARIFSGIGYVQVKQGDFAAAVEAYQQAIALENDNPAFYYALGYSLANLERYAEAEDAYRMATQYDRNDVQAFLGLGVVLARQGNYDEAVGAFEQVLALSPNNAEVHEFLGAAYLQQGNYSKSLESLTRAEQLDPRNSNVHLNLGVAYINLGNIDAGLAEFRQVVAIDPNNGLAYLQIADILRAQGNTDEALEAYQRAAWVQPELPEAHRLLGQMLTEKGDTLGAIIAYRDFIEHDPNNPEAHYLLGMSLLERGRTDEARTSLQQALSLYNAQGNQEAVASVEAVLDDL